A DNA window from Setaria viridis chromosome 2, Setaria_viridis_v4.0, whole genome shotgun sequence contains the following coding sequences:
- the LOC117844982 gene encoding LOW QUALITY PROTEIN: ATP-dependent helicase BRM-like (The sequence of the model RefSeq protein was modified relative to this genomic sequence to represent the inferred CDS: inserted 2 bases in 1 codon) produces the protein MTHHHEQQHAYQSGAPPGMMGQGGGSSFPQSSSPMPPVQGQMNLPLSGGPQGMVGGQVHNQVAMQQQYLKLAMQQQQKAAHGMLLQQQAKMNMPGSSSRDQDMVNNPAKMQELMAIQAQMFKRQAEHLQHAEKQKEHEQPSSNEQRSGDMRPPMPPPGVPGQQLPSVGMMRPMQPMQGQVGMGSTGGGPLTPLQFQAIQAWAKENNFDLSNPANMSAISQLLPIWQSSRMAAVQKQNEASMAAQQQATPSQVNSDTPGRGNVPNQGAPLKPGQPLPPSSVSGGEEAKVMNSSNLQLQQQLSAHSRDGSNERAVRAPMTVGNGAQMMHIPQSSGHVNKVPEQSNPKTVLANSEAMQMQHARQMQQLNQAGAPTASSGEAGGSQPPTPSARLQTGQTGFTKNQLHVLKAQILAFRRLKRGDRTLPPEVLELIVSGRAPDSQGQQISGPQPTHNREGPGVSSADEHGKHMESGDKAPEKPPLLKGPCLPKVEVSASDDKASSVSGPGPMQVMKASPKESLKIGPVSVPEHSNTTVIKSEQDLERGIQRTPGRSDYNAERGKSLPAESSSADAEQAKRAGSTSSAPAPRDVPRKYHGPLFDFPSFTRRHDSLGPANYNSNLSLGYDVKDLLAQEGMIVFGKKREDNLKKISGLLAINLERKRIRPDLVLRLQIEEKKLKLLEHQARLRDEVEHEQQEIMAMPDRIYRKFVRQCERQRVELVRQVQQMQKASREKQLKSIFQWRKKLLEAHWAIRDARITRNRGVAKYHERMLREFSKRKDDDRTKRMEALKNNDVERYRQILLEQQTSVPGDAAQRYNVLSSFLTQTEEYLYKLGGKITAAKSQQQVEEAASAAAAAARAQGLSEEEVKAAAQCAGQEVMIRNTFSEMNAPRDNASVNKYYTLAHAVSERVTKQPSLLRAGTLRDYQLVGLQWMLSLYNNKLNGILADEMGLGKTVQVMALIAYLMEFKGNYGPHLIIVPNAVLVNWKSELLNWLPSASCIFYVGAKDQRQKLFSQEVLAMKFNVLVTTYEFVMFDRSKLSRIDWKYIIIDEAQRMKDRDSVLARDLDRYRCQRRLLLTGTPLQNDLKELWSLLNLLLPEVFDSSKAFQDWFSKPFQRDGPTHSAEEDDWLETEKKVIIIHRLHQILEPFMLRRRLEDVEGSLPRKDSIVLRCRMSAVQGAIYDWIKSTGTIRVDPEDEKKRAQRNPMYQSKTYKNLNNKCMELRKVCNHPLLSYPFLNHGKDFMIRSCGKLWNLDRILIKLHKAGHRVLLFSTMTKLLDIMEDYLQWRRLVYRRIDGTTSLEDRESAIVDFNRPGSDCFIFLLSIRAAGRGLNLQSADTVVIYDPDPNPQNEEQAVARAHRIGQTREVKVIYMEAVVDNISSYQKEDELRNGGSGDLEDDLAGKDRYMGSIESLIRNNIQQYKIDMADEVINAGRFDQRTTHEERRMTLETLLHDDERYQETVHDVPSLQEVNRMIARTEREVELFDQMDEDFDWTGDMMKHHQVPKWLRASSTEVDAVVASLSKKPLRNMSSGGIALDTNDTPEKRRGRPKGTGKYSIYREIDDEDLEESDEDSEERNTTPLPEDGEIEEFEDEEDNDDSVPDNKDESEEEEPINDDGYNFTDGLKSRRTNRIEEAGSTGSSSGSRRLPPPAPSSSSKKLRSLSALDARPGSLSRRTPDDLEEGEIAMSGDSHMDLQQSGSWNHERDDGEDEQVLQPKIKRKRSIRIRPRPNAEKQEDKSGGEGVFPQRAARQQDAVHPIVKQKRNMPSRKVSPASRAGKLAYLPGSGEGSAERSKENRSSKAIDSATPEFRGAKMSDSMQRKCKNVISKLWRRIDKEGHQIIPNISSWWRRNENSSFRGPAGSTLDLQKVEQRVDGFEYSAVTEFIVDMQQMLKSVVQHFSYRHEVRIEAETLHNLFFNIMKIAFPDSDFSEAKNAMSFSNPGGASSGAAGPSTKHAALGHKRRASTSEAEQLGSGHSRHNQPSEVPSRPHSSRSERDSRHSGSGSRDQLPDGAGLLHPSDMFIVKKKRQERGRSSIGSPSSSGRAGPLSPTNPGRPGPVPSPRGARTPFQRDAHPSHQSMHSTGWVAHSDQGGSSSAPGIGDIQWAKPAKRLRTDXAARGGRAICEDSCMLVYILWRPLLAYL, from the exons ATGACGCATCACCATGAACAACAGCATGCATACCAATCCGGTGCGCCACCTGGCATGATGGGACAAGGTGGCGGCAGTAGCTTCCCTCAGTCCTCCAGCCCAATGCCCCCGGTCCAGGGTCAGATGAACCTGCCACTATCCGGCGGACCACAAGGCATGGTTGGAGGTCAGGTGCACAACCAGGTTGCGATGCAGCAACAATACCTGAAGCTTgcgatgcagcagcagcagaaggcGGCCCATGGGATGCTCCTCCAGCAGCAGGCCAAGATGAATATGCCGGGGTCATCATCAAGAGACCAAGATATGGTTAACAACCCTGCCAAGATGCAGGAGCTTATGGCCATTCAGGCACAGATGTTTAAGCGACAGGCTGAACATCTTCAGCATGCGGAAAAGCAGAAAGAGCATGAACAACCAAGCAGTAATGAGCAAAGAAGCGGTGATATGAGGCCTCCAATGCCTCCTCCCGGAGTCCCTGGACAGCAGTTGCCATCAGTGGGTATGATGAGGCCCATGCAGCCAATGCAAGGCCAGGTGGGAATGGGCAGCACCGGTGGTGGCCCATTAACACCGTTGCAGTTTCAAGCCATCCAAGCCTGGGCAAAGGAGAACAATTTTGACCTGTCCAATCCTGCAAACATGAGTGCAATTTCTCAACTCCTGCCGATCTGGCAGTCAAGTAGGATGGCAGCTGTGCAGAAGCAGAATGAGGCAAGTATGGCTGCGCAGCAGCAAGCAACACCCTCGCAAGTGAACAGTGATACCCCAGGGCGTGGTAATGTTCCCAATCAGGGTGCCCCATTGAAGCCCGGTCAACCCCTTCCCCCAAGCTCAGTTTCTGGTGGAGAAGAGGCTAAGGTAATGAATTCGAGCAACCTGCAGTTGCAACAACAGTTATCTGCCCATAGCAGGGATGGCTCAAATGAAAGGGCCGTGAGGGCTCCTATGACAGTGGGCAATGGTGCACAGATGATGCATATCCCGCAAAGCTCTGGACATGTGAATAAAGTTCCCGAGCAATCCAATCCAAAAACTGTGCTCGCAAATTCAGAAGCGATGCAGATGCAGCATGCGAGACAGATGCAGCAGCTTAACCAAGCAGGTGCCCCCACAGCATCCTCTGGCGAAGCAGGAGGATCACAGCCCCCAACTCCAAGTGCTCGGCTGCAAACAGGGCAAACGGGTTTCACAAAAAATCAACTTCATGTACTCAAAGCTCAGATATTAGCTTTTCGGCGTTTAAAG CGTGGTGATCGTACACTACCGCCAGAAGTTCTTGAATTAATTGTGTCTGGGCGGGCTCCTGATTCACAAGGGCAGCAGATTTCTGGACCTCAGCCAACGCATAACCGTGAAGGGCCTGGTGTAAGCAGCGCTGATGAACATGGAAAGCACATGGAGAGTGGTGATAAAGCTCCTGAAAAACCTCCATTGTTGAAGGGACCCTGCTTACCGAAGGTGGAGGTTTCTGCATCAGATGACAAAGCTAGTTCCGTGAGTGGTCCTGGTCCCATGCAAGTAATGAAAGCTTCACCAAAAGAGTCTCTTAAAATTGGACCAGTTTCAGTACCAGAGCATAGTAACACTACTGTGATTAAATCTGAGCAGGATCTAGAGCGGGGTATCCAGAGAACTCCCGGGAGAAGCGATTACAATGCTGAGAGGGGTAAATCTTTACCGGCAGAAAGTAGTTCAGCAGATGCTGAGCAAGCAAAAAGGGCTGGCTCCACAAGCAGTGCCCCAGCTCCAAGGGATGTTCCAAGAAAATACCATGGTCCGCTATTCGATTTCCCGTCCTTCACTAGGAGGCATGATTCCTTGGGACCTGCAAATTACAACAGTAACCTGTCACTAGGTTATGATGTGAAAGATTTATTAGCTCAGGAAGGGATGATTGTTTTTGGTAAGAAACGTGAGGATAACTTAAAAAAGATTAGTGGTTTGCTTGCGATTAATCTAGAGAGGAAAAGAATCCGTCCCGATCTTGTCTTGAGGCTACAGATTGAAGAAAAGAAGCTCAAACTCCTAGAACATCAGGCTCGCCTAAGGGATGAAGTTGAGCATGAGCAACAAGAAATAATGGCAATGCCAGATAGGATATACAGAAAATTTGTCAGACAATGTGAACGCCAACGTGTTGAGCTTGTTAGACAGGTTCAGCAGATGCAGAAAGCCTCAAGAGAGAAGCAGCTGAAATCCATTTTCCAGTGGCGCAAGAAGCTTTTGGAGGCACATTGGGCCATTCGTGATGCTCGAATAACTCGTAATAGAGGGGTGGCCAAGTACCATGAAAGGATGTTGCGCGAATTCTCGAAGAGGAAAGATGATGATAGGACAAAAAGGATGGAGGCGTTGAAAAACAATGACGTGGAGAGATACCGTCAAATACTGTTGGaacaacagactagtgttcctGGTGATGCGGCTCAAAGGTATAATGTTCTATCTTCTTTCCTGACCCAGACTGAAGAGTACCTTTATAAGCTTGGAGGAAAAATAACTGCTGCCAAGAGTCAGCAGCAAGTAGAAGAAGCAGcaagtgctgctgctgcagctgcacggGCACAG GGTCTATCTGAGGAAGAAGTGAAGGCTGCTGCACAATGTGCTGGTCAGGAGGTTATGATAAGGAACACATTCTCTGAGATGAATGCACCAAGGGATAATGCATCTGTTAACAA GTACTATACTTTGGCTCATGCTGTGAGTGAGAGAGTTACAAAGCAGCCATCGCTGTTGCGAGCAGGAACTTTAAGGGACTACCAACTG GTGGGCCTACAGTGGATGCTTTCTTTGTACAATAATAAGTTGAATGGTATTTTGGCTGATGAGATGGGTCTTGGCAAGACTGTGCAG GTTATGGCATTGATCGCATACCTGATGGAGTTTAAAGGGAATTATGGCCCACATCTCATAATAGTGCCAAATGCTGTCTTGGTCAATTGGAAG AGTGAACTGCTAAATTGGCTGCCATCTGCATCTTGCATCTTTTATGTTGGTGCAAAGGACCAAAGGCAGAAGCTGTTCTCTCAA GAGGTTTTGGCCATGAAGTTTAATGTTCTTGTGACAACATATGAATTTGTTATGTTTGACCGTTCCAAGCTTTCGAGGATTGATTGGAAGTACATTATAATTGACGAGGCACAACGTATGAAGGACAGGGACTCAGTCTTGGCTCGTGATCTTGATCGCTATCGTTGCCAACGACGCCTCCTTCTCACTGGTACTCCTCTACAG AATGATCTCAAGGAGCTTTGGTCCCTCTTGAATCTGTTGCTTCCAGAAGTATTTGACAGTAGTAAGGCATTCCAAGATTGGTTCTCTAAGCCATTTCAGAGGGATGGTCCGACACACAGTGCAGAAGAAGATGATTGGCTTGAGACGGAGAAGAAAGTAATAATCATTCACAGATTGCATCAGATTTTGGAACCTTTCATGCTACGTAGGCGTCTGGAAGATGTTGAAGGCTCACTTCCACGAAAG GATTCCATTGTTTTGAGGTGCAGAATGTCTGCGGTTCAAGGAGCTATATATGATTGGATCAAATCTACCGGTACTATTAGAGTTGATCCTGAAGATGAGAAAAAGCGTGCACAAAGGAATCCCATGTATCAGTCCAAGACATACAAGAATCTCAACAACAAGTGCATGGAGCTAAGAAAAGTTTGTAACCATCCTCTTCTGTCATATCCATTCTTGAATCATGGGAAAGATTTTATGATCAGATCTTGTGGGAAGTTATGGAATCTTGATAGAATTTTAATTAAGCTTCATAAGGCAGGCCATCGTGTTCTCCTTTTTAGCACAATGACGAAACTTCTTGACATCATGGAAGACTATTTGCAATGGAGACGACTTGTTTACAGGCGCATTGATGGAACAACAAGCTTGGAAGATCGAGAGTCAGCGATCGTTGACTTCAACAGGCCTGGTTCTGATTGTTTTATATTCTTGCTTAGTATTCGTGCTGCCGGTAGGGGTCTCAATCTTCAGAGCGCAGACACTGTTGTAATATATGACCCTGATCCAAATCCACAAAATGAAGAGCAAGCAGTTGCTAGGGCCCATCGTATAGGGCAGACTAGGGAGGTAAAGGTTATTTACATGGAGGCTGTTGTCGATAACATATCAAGTTATCAGAAAGAGGATGAGTTGAGAAATGGTGGGAGTGGAGATTTGGAGGATGATCTTGCTGGGAAAGACAGGTACATGGGATCAATTGAAAGTCTCATCCGCAACAATATCCAACAATACAAAATTGATATGGCGGATGAGGTCATTAATGCTGGTCGTTTTGATCAAAGAACAACCCATGAGGAAAGGCGGATGACTTTGGAGACACTCCTGCATGATGATGAGAGATACCAAGAAACTGTCCATGATGTGCCTTCATTACAGGAAGTGAACCGAATGATTGCTAGGACTGAACGTGAAGTTGAACTTTTTGATCAGATGGATGAAGACTTTGATTGGACGGGGGATATGATGAAACATCATCAGGTTCCAAAGTGGCTCCGTGCAAGCTCCACTGAAGTAGATGCTGTTGTGGCAAGTCTATCCAAAAAACCGTTGAGGAATATGTCGTCTGGTGGCATTGCTTTAGACACTAATGATACACCTGAGAAGAGAAGGGGGCGGCCAAAGGGTACTGGCAAGTACTCCATCTACAGGGAGATTGACGACGAAGATCTTGAAGAATCTGATGAAGATTCTGAGGAGAGGAATACCACACCCCTGCCTGAAGATGGGGAAATAGAGGAATTCGAAGATGAAGAGGACAATGATGATTCGGTACCTGATAACAAGGAtgaatcagaggaagaagagccAATCAATGATGATGGGTACAATTTTACCGATGGATTAAAAAGCAGAAGAACTAATAGGATTGAAGAAGCTGGTTCCACGGGCTCTTCTTCTGGAAGCAGGAGATTACCACCACCTGCGCCTTCCTCATCTTCAAAAAAATTGCGGTCTCTATCTGCGTTAGATGCCCGCCCTGGTTCTTTGTCAAGGAGAACT CCGGATGACCTTGAAGAAGGTGAGATTGCAATGTCAGGGGACTCGCATATGGATCTCCAGCAGTCAGGGAGCTGGAATCATGAACGTGATGACGGTGAGGATGAACAGGTCTTGCAACCAAAAATAAAACGCAAACGTAGTATTCGTATTCGTCCGAGGCCTAATGCAGAAAAGCAGGAAGATAAATCTGGTGGAGAAGGGGTCTTCCCTCAACGTG CCGCCAGGCAGCAAGACGCGGTTCATCCTATAGTCAAACAGAAGCGCAACATGCCATCTAGGAAGGTTTCGCCTGCTTCTAGGGCAGGGAAATTGGCTTACTTGCCTGGATCTGGTGAAGGATCTGCTGAGCGCTCCAAGGAAAATCGGAGCAGTAAGGCCATTGACTCTGCTACTCCAGAGTTCCGTGGCGCAAAGATGTCGGACAGTATGCAAAGAAAG TGCAAAAATGTGATAAGCAAGCTTTGGAGGAGGATTGACAAAGAGGGTCATCAAATCATACCTAATATATCTTCTTGGTGGCGGAGGAATGAAAATTCCTCATTCAGAGGTCCAGCTGGTAGCACCCTTGACCTACAGAAAGTTGAACAGCGAGTTGATGGATTCGAGTATAGCGCTGTAACTGAGTTCATAGTGGACATGCAGCAGATGTTGAAGAGTGTGGTTCAGCATTTCAGCTATAGGCATGAG GTCCGGATAGAAGCTGAGACCCTCCATAACTTATTTTTCAACATAATGAAGATCGCGTTCCCAGACTCAGACTTCAGCGAAGCTAAGAATGCGATGTCATTTTCGAATCCTGGAGGAGCTTCAAGTGGTGCTGCTGGACCGTCGACAAAGCACGCTGCTTTGGGTCATAAACGTCGTGCCAGCACCAGTGAAGCAGAGCAACTTGGTTCGGGACATAGCAGGCATAATCAGCCTAGTGAGGTTCCTAGCCGACCCCACAGTTCCAGATCAGAGAGAGACTCGAGGCATTCTGGATCCGGCAGCAGGGATCAGCTCCCAGATGGTGCTGGGTTGTTGCACCCGAGCGACATGTTCATTGTTAAGAAGAAAAGGCAAGAACGGGGAAGGAGCAGCATTGGGTCTCCGTCTAGCTCAGGGCGAGCTGGACCGCTCTCGCCAACCAACCCTGGGCGGCCAGGCCCGGTGCCCTCACCCAGAGGTGCCAGGACGCCATTTCAAAGGGATGCACATCCATCTCATCAGTCAATGCATTCCACTGGATGGGTTGCGCATTCGGATCAAGGGGGGAGTTCCTCGGCACCCGGCATTGGGGATATCCAGTGGGCCAAGCCAGCCAAGCGACTAAGGACAGA AGCGGCAAGAGGCGGCCGAGCCATTTGTGAGGATTCTTGCATGTTGGTGTACATTCTCTGGCGTCCTCTATTGGCCTACCTGTGA